Genomic DNA from Coffea arabica cultivar ET-39 chromosome 7e, Coffea Arabica ET-39 HiFi, whole genome shotgun sequence:
TGAATTAGCAGGACTTTTAGTGCAATTAAGAAGAAATGTTTCTATTGATTTTCCTGCAATATATTCCAAGAAAGAACAAATAAATGACATTCTAATTCATTGCTTACTCCTTTCCCTTACTTGAACCTTATGTGTCAAGGTTAAAATTAATACTAAGCATTTGATTATAGGTCTCTTGCACCCTTTAACATATCAAATTAACGTTACCCATGTAGTAATGGAACTAAATTTTGTTATGTTATTCTATCACTATCATATTGGTCCGTATAGTTATTTTACTTTTAGCAAATTATAAATAAACTAAATGAAACATATCTCcaagaaataagaaaaagtTGAAAAGGCAACAAATGAGGAAGGGTAACAAGTGCCACCACTATTTATTTGCTCGATTCTTTTAACCTCGAATGAATCTTTACACTAACTGTTTGGCAAGTATTTTTTTCTAGTAGGTCACTTTTGAACATATGCATTTTCATGTATAAAAGATGAGATTCTTTGATGGACTACATTAAACTAGTCAtgtctataattttttttctttgtttttgtttcgcAATACTTGGTCTCAATGCAGAATGAACCCGTGCTACGAGTAATATTATTCATATTCATAACAACGAGCAACCAAGAGCCTTAAAACATTTCACAGAATATAATATAAACACTAAAACAAATAGATTTTAGAAACAGAGTTTGAAAATTTATGTTGGTTCAGATTGTATATGCGATGTGGTTAGATTGTTTTGCATGTAAGTTCTGTGCATAATAGTACTTTGCATCCTAGTGTAGCTGATCAGTCGAATAATGTACTAATTGGCCCTCAACCAGCAGTTTAGGAACATTGAGGTCCCTTCTTCCTCAATCAGTGCCAAAGGTGCTTCATGGGAATGATTCAAGGGAAAAGAGACATGTATGGTTTTGATTTTTATGGGATATTTTGGTTATTGTTCTCAATGGTGGAGCCACATGTACTGAGAGTGGGCAATTGCCCTTCTCTCATGTTCTAAGAAATTATAGAATAGCCTTATATTTTTGTAGTGTTTTTAATTTTACACCTTATTTGCCTCCCCCACCCCAACCCATAGGGGTGCTCGTGACCACTTGGTCAAAAGCTTGGCTCAAACTTGGTTTGACCGAGTTCAAACTCGGTTTGACCGAGTTCAAACTCGAACTTAAACTGTTCGTTATGTGTAACGAGTCGAGTTCAAGTATCAGAAATAAATATTGAGTACTCAATGAGCTTAATCAAATATTTATATTACTTACATATTATACATTTTAATTATgaaatgactattatgggttcgtattttaataaatttacatgaAATTATGTTCAgtaaaaaaaagtgattgatgAAAAAATGGTaatctgaaaaataaaaaatgtaaaaaacaagaaaagaaaaactcgaGCTATTggaaactcgaactcgagctccaGTAGCTTGAGTTTCATAAGACTTACAATTTACTCAATCTCAAACGAGTTGAATTCGAGTTTGATTTCTATTATGTCTGAGTTAGTTCGAACTCAAATTTATATACttgatcgagttcgagctcgagtagtaCTAAAAGTGATTGAATTCGAGTTTGAGTATGGTACTACTCGAATTTGACTTGATTCGATAGCACACCTACTCCCCCTCCAATTTTTTAAAAGTACCTATTTGCAATCTTCATCCCCGTAATTTTGTAAAGTTCCTTACACGAAATTTATAAAGTTCACAAAGCACCTATTTGCTCCCTTCATGCAAATAATTTTGTAAAGTTCCATACGTTAGACCTTTTGAAATTTATAAAGTTCATATACTTATTATGTATATCTCCTCCTTCAAATATCTAAAATTCTCTCTTCATGTAAAATACTATTCactataaaacaaaaaaaaaatcaatctttATTAGTTTAAGCACAACTATGAAGATCATTATAACTCTAGAGCAGCAATTTCCATACAAGGTTAGACAACAATCTATATTAAAGATTTGACTCTATTACAAATCTATATATCGGTAGTTACTTCCCTGTCCATAGGTCCTACTCTACCACTGATTGTACTTATTACACGATTTAAAGAAACTTGTACAACTTTATTAGACACTCGAATTTTACTCATATACACCAATTAAATATAAAAGACAGTTGCATATGCAAGTGTAAACTTAATATGAAAAGTAATACACTAACCGTGCACAATTGTATCAAAGTTTAACTGCACCTCTTCCACATCGCGATCCAAGACCGAAGGGTAGCATCTTAATAAACTTACACACTtgcaatatttttctttatatatatttttagatTTCATACATACAAATTACCAAAATTCCATCTTAGTAGCTGTCAAACTAGCAAAAACGAATGGAATCTTAATGAAACTGATAAAAAAGCTATTGCCTCCTTTCGGGCAGTGTATTTGTGGGAGTCTTTTTTACATGATAttcttgaatttaaattttcctAAATGTAACTACTCAAGAAAGCTGTCTGTGTCATATTTATATTACCCATCATTTTCAACTGAAAATTGCTAATGATTATACTGAGCATGCGCTAAGAACAAATTACAAGTGGCAATTGATGAAAACTATGAACGAACACCTTAAATTCTTGTACTATCATCTGGTACATTTTCAGTGTTCTAGTTGATGTACTTTTCTGTCAAGCGTTTGCCATTCAATATATCTGACAAACCATAAAGGCTGTAAGCAACGAGAAGTAAAACTACAATAGGAATAAAGGAAACTTCGCATGCAACTCTAACTAGCCATATGTTTTTGGATGATACTTAAGGAGTCCTGGTTTGAGGCTGCAAAGAATCAACTTCAACTGAGTAACTAGCGAGTTGCCTAGTTGTAGCAATAGCTCTAAGTCTCCCAACCCCCCACCCCCCTCCCCAAAACACCTCtctttcacaaaaaaaaaaaaaaaaaaaaaaagctcaaaTTCTTGAGGTCAAGCAGCTTGAATAAATTGAATCAAGCTCAAAAATATGTTCGATTGAAATTTTAGTGTTGTTTAGCGTGTGGCATACCTATTATATGTCATATTTGAAAAACCATAAGGCATTAATCTGTGTTACTCAAGTTCTATTGAACACAATGGAGATGATTGAACTCTAATTCGTGACAGATTAATTCAAACTAAAGTAAAAtggattcaaaataaaactCATACGAATTAAACTCGATGTTAACATATATTTTATGAGTGAAACTCAAGTTTGTCTTAAGATATTCGATCTCAAATTTGAGTACATACGCGTTTCTTTCACAGTCAGGCTCAAAATTCATTTGGTTTGAACACAATCCTAACCTAATCTACCATCAATGAGTGAAATCATAGACCTAATCTATATTCATATTTTTTTCCCCATATTCCGAAAGTTGCTTGTCCGACATTATCTCTAATCAAATGCAACTAGTTGCACCGTATACGTACATTTGTGATTTCAAGTCTAATACCGTGCTACAACGTATTGCATTTCTTTTCCCATTTTCACACCTTACTTCAAGCAAAAAATTTCATCCTAAAAATCATTTTCGTACTCCTTATATGGACTGGAATACTTTCTCCCAAGAGTGGCAATATTTAAAGTTGCATAGATCATCTAATACACCTAAAAACTCAACCATAAATTAGTAGCAAGCTATCTAGTTAAATGCGTTTTGATATGGGAAATCTAGCTCCATTGATAACATGAgatcatcttcttcttttttcaaagATTGGTTGTCTCCAACTAGATGGTACGGTCTTCTTCATACTTCATATAACGAAAGACTGGTTTCCTTGTTAGGTAATATTAATCGTCAATGACGGTGACGTTTCGAGCATCTTGCATGTCGATCTTTCTAGCTTTTGCATTCAAGGACTTTGGAACATGGGTTGTGATGCAAACTCCTTTTTGTCCCAATGTACCTTCCTATCCTCTCTTTAataacaagaaaccctaaatgttTCGTCACATTACGTCTTAGTCCTTCAACTTTGTTTTTGTTGCATATGAACCTTCTCCATTTCAATTTGTGTCAATCGACTGCATTTGCGAATTTTTAGGTGTTTTTGGGATTTTTAGTTTGAGGAGATCTTGCATTTTTTGGCCCTCCACTCCCCACAAAATTCACATAAATTGCTTAAATTTGAATGCCAAATAGCACGAGAATCCTCGTCTTTTCCATCCTTGCTAACTTCTCGCACAAAAAATATAAGCTTTGGTTGTTTGAAATTTTTCAGAAGCCTTAATCAAGGAAAACTGAATAGCACTTTTAATAGTTTAAAGTTTCATGCTAGTATCTTGTGTCTTTAAACATATTTCTTGAACCTTTGAACTGTCAAGATCTTAATTCTTAATTTGAAACAATAAGGTAAATCAAGAGCTTGTCTGAAATGATCCAAAAGAGTACTTGACGGCTTAGGTTTTAATCTGTTAAAACGATACTTTGCCTTTTTCTACTTCCAAAACCAAATTGAATTTCTCCTATTTTGAACAAACAAGGCGGCCTAGTGTAATGTTTAACAAAGCTTATCCTAATCACTCAACACTCTGTAATTTAGTTTCCTTTAAGTAGATGGAGGCAAATTTTTCTTAGTGAATATTCTTAGTCTAACTTTTCCTAACACCTCTAGAAAAGTTTTAACAACTGCAAAATGATATTTGGTTTCATAGCAAATAATTGTCTACAAATTTGTTTCAATTTGGTTCTGCTTTTTGTGGAACTTTCTTTAGTTTGTCTAGACTAATCTTTTTAAGTGGTTAAAAAGTAAATCCTCAAAAGAATTCTGTTAGTAAAAGAAAACCATtagtttcaaattgtttttctGTCAATTCAACAAAGTGCATATCAAGAGTTTTAAGAGCGACTACTCTCCCTGTTCCAGTATATTGGTTGCTTGTTCATTTCCCATTGGGTTGCACAAAACAAATAATGGGTCGTAAGCAAAGTCATAAATAAATAATGGCAAGGTTCCGTAAAATAGCTTCAAACAATCACTAGACTCTCAAAATCTTCAAACTACCAAGATAAATAAAGATTTAAAACTGTTATCATGACAATAGCCAGCCATATCTATTGcaaattgtctaaaaaaaaTTGCCATATGATTAACTAAGTTTGACAACTAAATTCCGAAGATTGATTGTTTCACATAAATTTTCTCGTGATGACaacatacatacacacatacatatgtAATCATTAGAGGTGAGTAACTGATAAGTTATATCAATTACTAGAGGACAAAGATCATAAAATGGCCATTAAAAATGTGATGGATGACTTTGGAAGGTTTTGTACATTGCAGATCTAATGACTAGATTGGTTTAATAAAGGACTAATTACTTCAAATCTTATCTCGTGGGAACAAAACAGCCTCCAAATTCTAGGATCGTGATGGTCAGAAAGGCAGAGAGAACTCTAGGAATAAGCTACCATCAAGCAAAGCCTGCAATTCTCAGTAAATGCATTTCTTGACCCTTAAAGTTGTACTACTACTTTCACAAAAGAATGAAATCCTAGCCCTTCATCACCCTAAACTCATTGTGGTCCCACCTAACATTTTGCCCTTCTTATCTCTTTCTCCCTCACTCATAAATCTTATGAGAAGCAGAATAGTTGAAAAAAAGAAGTTCCAGAAGTTGTACAGAAACTTTAAACAAGTTTCCATTCCAATTTCCCATCAGCCATCTCTCACTTCCTTTCTTGATCTCCATCTTGTTGAAAGTTTTGTGCTTATCATTTTTCAGAACTCTACACTTCATGTGGATTGAAGGAGGCATCAGATAgggttcttctttttctttctgcttttcttttaaatcaagaAATTTGAAGCTGAATTTATGGATATCAACCCTCAAAAACTCACAGCATGGGAACCCTCCATGCCTGTGGAAAATCATATGgcacatcatgatcacattttcTTTGAGACTCTTTGGCCTAACTATGTCTTTGAAAACCATCAAATCCCTTCTTCGTCAAGccaacatatatcaacttcAGCTATTCTCAGCAGCGGTCAGATTGACCATCATCATCATGATCATCCTCATCAGCAGATGGAAGAAGATCAAGCAGAAGAAGATCCTGAGGAAGAACTAGGAGCCATGAAAGAAATGATGTTCAAGATTGCAGCTATGCAACCGGTGGATATTGATCCAGCAACCATTCGGAAGCCTAAAAGGCGAAATGTGCGCATTAGTGATGATCCCCAAAGTGTTGCAGCAAGGCATCGCCGCGAGAGAATCAGTGAAAAAATTCGAATTCTACAAAGACTCGTCCCTGGGGGAACAAAAATGGACACTGCATCCATGTTAGATGAAGCCATTCGCTATGTTAAGTTCTTGAAGCGACAAATCCGCCTACTCCAAGCTAATAATCCCCCACCCATCGGAGTTCCGGCATGTCCACCTCTTCGAACTTGGTCAAACAACGGTCTTGACCCTGTCACTGCTCCCACCGCTACCCCAATCTCCCCCATTGTAGGGTGCAATGGAAATGGTGATCCTATGAGCTTCAACAATGAGGTAATTGGTGGATAATTAATGACTAAGTGTGCTAGCATTAGCTAGTAAAATTGTAACGTCCTTACTTGAGTAATTAATTGATTAATAACTGTACTACAGCAATTTTtatgtatatataattaattattaaaCGGTGTGACGTTTCAAGTTGATTAGTATAAGATTTTATGTTAGAAAAAATCATGTGATTCCAAGAAACGTTTGTTAGGATATTGTTGACTAAAGGGCAATTGAATAATCATAACGGTTACCCTGAGCTGTGTATATCCATATGTTTAATATATAGAATAaggtttcttttcctttctacCTCAGAAAGCTCATTTGGCCGATTCTATCCCAGGAATAAAACAGTGACGTGAGGAAGCAATTGAATATGATTATACCCTCACTGCCTGCCTATCTTTCCCCCCCACTGTGTGTACCGTGTGTGTGCGTGCGTTTCTTTCTGGAAAGCTTatgatttttgtgggaaaacAACAAAGAGGATTTGGGCAGGTTGAGTTGCATGTATACAATATTTCTTTTATGTCAATCTTGTCTATGTATTATGTGCTTTGGATAGGTTCTTGGTATAGGAATTATATGGTCCACCAGATCCAAATGATTGTTTTTGCAGTCCCAGATGAAGTGCAAAAAGATCCCTGTGTTCAGCATGATGATCAAACCCTAAATTTCTTCATGGGAGTTGGCTTTTGGGATTTTCATGATtaccactttttcttttttatttatttaatcacCCATACATCTTGTTTCTTAGAAAGCATAGGACCAGTTGCATAGAActtctacccaaaaaaaatggaaattgtgGGGAAAAGAAATCCTGCATTAGGAGAGTACAGAAGCTAAAATTGTGCTTTCACTCCAATTTGTTGTGAGCCCTtatctcctttctttttccctaaTTTGCAGTTGCTTATGGTCTATatttagaaagaaaaaagaaattatatcaCAAAGATAGGGGTCAAGATAGCCAGACTAATAGGAGATTGATCTTTTGATTACTCATGGTGCCCCTACAATACATAATTGTAGTCACGGTAGATCCAGCTTTTAGTACTTCATTGATGATAATTCAACATTCACCATTGTGGATGAAGATAATTCAACATTCACCATTGTGGATGAAGACACAGAAATTTGTAGTCACATTCATACCATATCTTCACTTTATAGCAAGATGACAGCTGAAGAAGCATATTTTTCCTCTTGTCCGAATTGATAGCCATAAACTTTTGAACCTTTTCTAGTCTATCTGAAATGATATATTAACTTTCTTCATTTAGATACCATTCTCTACTGTTCAAGTATGCAACATGAAGGTAATTAGTGATATGCAGTAATTACTCACCTTTACTCGCTATTGTTCATAATGCAGGTAAACTCCATCAATACTTTGACTTCATATGTTGCAAGAAGCAGTGAATTTACTTCCACAGAGTGGAAAGTTAAACATAT
This window encodes:
- the LOC113701378 gene encoding uncharacterized protein, coding for MDINPQKLTAWEPSMPVENHMAHHDHIFFETLWPNYVFENHQIPSSSSQHISTSAILSSGQIDHHHHDHPHQQMEEDQAEEDPEEELGAMKEMMFKIAAMQPVDIDPATIRKPKRRNVRISDDPQSVAARHRRERISEKIRILQRLVPGGTKMDTASMLDEAIRYVKFLKRQIRLLQANNPPPIGVPACPPLRTWSNNGLDPVTAPTATPISPIVGCNGNGDPMSFNNEVNSINTLTSYVARSSEFTSTEWKVKHIC